In Chryseobacterium oranimense, a single window of DNA contains:
- a CDS encoding DUF421 domain-containing protein: protein MMSLFLLELNWKELFLGHEEWSFLLEIILRTAIMFLAIIIGLRVLGKRGVKQLSIFELVVIIGLGSAAGDPMFNKDVGIISSILVFIIIILLYSIVTYFIGRSKKFEKLVEGSSICLIRDGEFSIDNFKKENLGSDEFFAELRLKGVSQLGQIEMAIVETSGEISIFYFEDGKVKYGLPIMPESLEGSLKIAEKEAYYSCIFCGYTELKTPGNTEKCSKCQKDEWVEASNKRRVT from the coding sequence ATGATGTCACTGTTTCTTTTAGAACTTAACTGGAAAGAATTATTCCTGGGCCACGAAGAATGGTCCTTTCTTTTAGAAATTATTCTCCGTACTGCCATTATGTTTCTCGCCATCATCATCGGGCTCAGGGTTTTGGGAAAAAGAGGTGTGAAGCAGCTTTCTATTTTTGAGCTGGTGGTGATCATAGGGCTGGGTTCCGCTGCCGGCGATCCGATGTTTAATAAAGATGTGGGAATTATTTCTTCCATCCTTGTTTTTATCATCATCATTCTTTTATACAGTATCGTTACTTATTTTATCGGCAGAAGTAAAAAATTTGAAAAGCTGGTGGAAGGAAGTTCTATCTGCCTCATCCGGGATGGTGAATTTTCCATTGATAATTTTAAAAAAGAGAACCTTGGCAGCGATGAATTTTTCGCAGAGCTCAGGCTGAAGGGAGTTTCACAGCTGGGACAGATAGAAATGGCTATTGTGGAAACCTCCGGAGAGATCAGTATATTTTATTTTGAAGATGGAAAAGTGAAATATGGCCTTCCCATCATGCCGGAATCATTAGAAGGTTCATTGAAAATAGCTGAAAAAGAAGCTTATTATTCCTGCATATTCTGTGGCTACACCGAATTGAAAACCCCGGGAAATACAGAAAAGTGTTCCAAATGCCAGAAAGATGAATGGGTGGAAGCTAGTAACAAAAGAAGAGTGACATAG
- a CDS encoding PLP-dependent aminotransferase family protein, producing MDSPVKIPYQSFIEIDRNSETSIYMQIANQLINAIQRGFLPHGTKLPGTRTFSEVLDIHRNTAIAVYDELSAQGWVESLPNKGTFIIGEHQEKPVQVKNFEKNSLQNYPQVTGFSFKSSNILDNPFEHSDCEYIFNDGVPDIRLTQIGQHSRFYSSILKRKSNQKMLGHYNHDGSEFFKEHLSRYLNLSRGLPISKNNLLITRSTEMSIYIVSEILLSEGDTVLVGALSYFSVNMIFQKKGVNILSMPIDGEGIIVENVREICKKQKIRMLYLTPHHHYPTTVALSAQRRLELLELAHEYGFVILEDDYDYEFHYDKSPILPLASADTNGMVIYIGSFGKSLAPGFRTGFIVAPENLMAEMRKYLGIIDRQGDILMERALGEMIEEGEIHRYLKKSLKVYQERRDYFAELLEEHLEELIQFQKPSGGLAFWLEWNVPINLMQLSRNCAGDNLFIPKTLLYQTKNLTAMRMGFGNFNADEMERSIGIFAENVKKLIETN from the coding sequence ATGGATAGTCCGGTTAAAATCCCTTATCAAAGTTTTATAGAAATTGACAGAAATTCAGAGACATCGATCTATATGCAGATTGCGAATCAACTGATCAATGCTATTCAGAGAGGTTTTCTGCCTCATGGAACGAAACTTCCGGGAACCAGAACATTCAGCGAGGTCCTGGATATTCACCGAAATACGGCTATTGCAGTCTATGATGAATTGTCTGCTCAGGGCTGGGTAGAGAGCCTTCCGAATAAAGGAACCTTCATCATTGGTGAACATCAGGAGAAACCTGTACAGGTGAAAAATTTTGAAAAGAACAGTCTTCAGAATTATCCTCAGGTAACAGGATTTTCATTTAAAAGTTCAAATATCTTGGACAATCCCTTTGAGCATTCGGATTGTGAATATATTTTTAATGATGGAGTTCCGGATATCAGACTGACGCAAATTGGTCAGCACTCAAGGTTTTACAGTTCGATTCTTAAGCGGAAATCCAACCAGAAAATGCTTGGCCACTACAATCATGACGGCAGTGAATTTTTTAAAGAACATCTTTCAAGATATCTTAATCTGTCCCGTGGACTGCCTATTTCAAAGAATAATCTTCTCATTACCCGAAGCACTGAAATGAGTATTTATATTGTTTCCGAAATTCTGCTTTCTGAAGGAGATACGGTATTGGTAGGAGCTCTGAGCTATTTTTCTGTCAATATGATCTTTCAGAAAAAAGGAGTGAATATCTTATCAATGCCTATTGACGGAGAAGGAATTATCGTGGAAAACGTCCGGGAAATCTGCAAAAAACAAAAAATCAGGATGCTTTACCTTACCCCGCACCACCACTATCCCACTACCGTTGCATTGAGTGCCCAGCGAAGGCTTGAGCTGCTTGAGCTTGCGCATGAGTACGGCTTTGTAATCCTTGAAGATGATTACGATTACGAATTTCACTATGACAAAAGCCCGATTCTTCCTTTAGCAAGTGCAGATACCAACGGAATGGTGATTTACATAGGTTCGTTCGGAAAATCCCTTGCACCGGGATTCAGGACAGGCTTTATTGTAGCTCCTGAAAATCTGATGGCTGAGATGAGGAAATACCTCGGAATTATAGACCGTCAGGGCGATATTTTAATGGAAAGAGCTTTGGGTGAAATGATTGAGGAAGGCGAAATCCACCGTTATCTGAAAAAATCGTTAAAGGTGTATCAGGAAAGACGGGATTATTTTGCTGAACTTCTGGAAGAGCATTTAGAAGAGCTGATACAGTTTCAGAAACCATCCGGAGGTCTTGCTTTCTGGCTGGAATGGAATGTTCCGATCAATCTGATGCAGCTGAGCCGGAACTGTGCGGGAGATAATCTTTTTATCCCTAAAACACTGCTTTACCAAACCAAGAATTTGACTGCAATGCGAATGGGCTTCGGGAATTTCAATGCTGACGAAATGGAAAGAAGTATCGGGATTTTCGCGGAAAATGTGAAAAAGCTTATCGAAACTAATTAA
- a CDS encoding AraC family transcriptional regulator — MEQTEKLRTLNYSGIFLSCFSDYSEKCIHSTPEHVLLYLYSGEQIIEDRGEKIIIKAGECAFIRRDHRLTMYKNSVGEELYKGISLTFSRNTLREFYSTMNRSEIPDKPPVSEKNVFKLEVRPDITSLFQSLTPYFEGNIKPTEGIVHLKLLEGIYVALNSSESLYPVLFDFTEPWKVDILGFLNDNYADDLTMEQIASYTGRSLATFKRDFKKISSLTPQKWLIKKRLEAAYFKLKEEKKKVGDVYIEVGFKNPSHFSTVFKKEYGFSPTEI; from the coding sequence ATGGAACAGACAGAAAAGTTGCGAACACTGAATTATTCAGGCATATTCCTGTCGTGTTTTTCTGACTACAGCGAAAAATGCATCCATTCCACTCCCGAACATGTTCTTTTATACCTGTATTCCGGTGAACAAATTATCGAAGACAGAGGTGAAAAAATAATTATTAAAGCAGGTGAATGTGCTTTTATCCGCAGGGATCACCGTCTTACAATGTACAAAAACAGCGTCGGAGAAGAACTGTATAAAGGAATATCACTTACATTCAGTAGGAATACTCTACGTGAATTTTACAGTACAATGAACAGGTCTGAAATACCCGATAAGCCTCCTGTTTCTGAAAAAAATGTATTCAAACTGGAAGTTCGGCCGGATATCACCAGCCTGTTTCAGTCGCTGACTCCTTATTTCGAGGGCAATATAAAACCTACAGAAGGTATTGTCCATCTGAAACTTCTTGAAGGAATTTATGTTGCTCTAAACAGTTCTGAATCTCTCTATCCCGTATTATTCGATTTTACAGAGCCCTGGAAGGTAGATATTCTGGGATTTCTTAATGACAACTATGCAGATGATCTTACTATGGAGCAGATTGCTTCCTACACAGGAAGAAGTCTCGCCACATTTAAACGGGATTTTAAAAAAATAAGCAGTCTGACTCCTCAGAAATGGCTTATTAAAAAACGGCTTGAAGCTGCTTATTTTAAATTAAAAGAAGAAAAGAAAAAAGTAGGGGACGTATATATTGAAGTAGGATTCAAAAATCCTTCTCATTTTTCTACGGTCTTTAAAAAAGAGTACGGATTTTCTCCCACCGAAATATAA
- the bioB gene encoding biotin synthase BioB translates to MDKKTTIRNNWTKEEIEEIYHQPLLELIYKASTVHREWHDPSEVQISTLLSIKTGGCPEDCSYCGQAARYHTNIKVQALLPTETVIAHAQKAKDSGSSRFCMAAAWREVRNNRDFDRVIDMVKGVNELGLEVCCTLGMLTEEQAVRLQEAGLYAYNHNLDTSEQYYEEIISTRTFDNRINTINNVRKAGITVCSGGIIGLGETHRDRISMLLTLATMPKHPESVPINALARVAGTPLEDNEKVDTWEMVRMIATARIIMPSSMVRLSAGRIEMNETEQAWCFMAGANSIFTGERETLLVTPNPGVSEDMRMLEKLGLKPMKMKENTCC, encoded by the coding sequence ATGGACAAAAAAACAACCATCAGAAACAACTGGACAAAAGAAGAAATAGAAGAAATTTATCATCAGCCTCTTCTTGAGCTGATTTACAAGGCTTCAACCGTTCACCGTGAATGGCATGATCCTTCGGAAGTACAGATTTCAACATTATTATCTATCAAAACGGGAGGATGCCCTGAAGACTGCTCATACTGCGGCCAGGCAGCCCGTTATCATACCAATATTAAAGTTCAGGCATTGCTTCCCACAGAAACCGTTATTGCCCACGCCCAGAAAGCCAAAGACAGCGGATCATCCCGTTTCTGTATGGCTGCTGCATGGCGTGAAGTTCGAAACAACCGCGATTTCGACAGGGTAATCGATATGGTAAAAGGAGTCAATGAACTGGGACTGGAAGTATGCTGTACCCTGGGAATGCTTACCGAAGAACAGGCTGTCCGTCTTCAGGAAGCAGGTCTCTATGCTTACAATCACAATCTTGATACTTCAGAACAGTATTATGAAGAAATTATTTCAACCCGAACGTTTGACAACAGGATAAATACCATCAATAACGTCAGAAAAGCCGGAATAACAGTATGTTCCGGAGGAATTATCGGACTGGGAGAAACGCACAGAGACAGAATTTCAATGCTTTTAACGCTTGCAACGATGCCAAAACATCCGGAATCCGTTCCTATCAACGCCCTGGCAAGAGTAGCAGGAACACCGCTTGAAGATAATGAAAAAGTAGATACATGGGAAATGGTAAGAATGATCGCTACCGCCAGAATTATCATGCCTTCTTCAATGGTAAGACTCAGTGCAGGACGTATCGAAATGAACGAAACAGAACAGGCCTGGTGCTTTATGGCCGGAGCCAATTCTATTTTTACAGGAGAAAGGGAAACCTTACTGGTAACTCCAAATCCGGGAGTTTCCGAAGACATGCGAATGCTGGAAAAATTGGGACTGAAGCCTATGAAAATGAAAGAGAATACTTGTTGCTAA
- a CDS encoding aminotransferase class I/II-fold pyridoxal phosphate-dependent enzyme, producing the protein MLKKFQEALGRRKEAGILRTLKPELKGIDFYSNDYLGLAKNEEFQLQLLSYVQENPALLSGSSGSRLISGNSRTVTDVENYIAQQHQYPEALLFYSGYNANLALFSTLPDRNDTIIVDEQIHRSVHDACRMSHAKKVKFRHNDPEDLENILKKQTGTCYIAIESLYSMDGDLAPLQEIADLTRKYNAALIVDEAHAFGVFGYGLIEKNQLQKDVFAAVMTYGKALGAHGAAILCHETVKSYLVNFASPFIYTTSAQDFLWLSIKTGYEFIKQNPELPEKLHQNIKIFRNQNIETPSSELSPIQAVLIPDNQQLRSLQKTLSDNNFLTYAVYSPTVKAGTERLRICLHSFNTEKEIIGLTEIIKAFL; encoded by the coding sequence ATGCTTAAAAAATTTCAGGAGGCTCTTGGCCGGAGAAAAGAAGCCGGAATACTGAGAACATTAAAGCCTGAATTAAAAGGCATTGACTTCTATTCCAATGATTATCTGGGTCTGGCAAAAAATGAAGAATTTCAACTGCAATTACTGAGCTACGTTCAGGAAAACCCTGCACTGCTCTCGGGAAGTTCCGGCTCAAGGCTGATCAGCGGAAACAGCAGAACAGTAACGGATGTGGAGAATTATATCGCCCAACAGCATCAATATCCTGAGGCCCTGCTTTTCTATTCAGGCTACAATGCGAACCTGGCTCTGTTTTCTACATTACCGGACCGTAATGATACCATTATCGTTGATGAACAGATTCACCGGTCGGTTCACGATGCGTGCAGAATGTCCCATGCAAAAAAAGTAAAATTCAGACATAATGATCCTGAAGACCTGGAAAATATCCTGAAAAAACAGACTGGAACTTGTTACATAGCTATAGAAAGTCTTTATTCGATGGATGGGGATCTTGCCCCTCTTCAGGAAATTGCAGACTTAACCAGAAAGTACAATGCAGCCTTGATTGTAGATGAAGCCCATGCTTTCGGAGTTTTCGGATATGGCCTGATTGAAAAAAATCAGTTACAGAAAGATGTTTTTGCGGCTGTAATGACGTATGGAAAAGCTTTGGGAGCTCACGGAGCAGCTATTCTTTGTCATGAAACCGTAAAATCCTATTTAGTGAATTTTGCCTCACCTTTTATTTATACTACATCTGCACAAGATTTTCTATGGCTGAGTATAAAAACGGGTTATGAATTTATAAAACAAAATCCCGAATTACCGGAAAAGCTTCATCAGAATATAAAAATTTTCAGAAATCAAAATATAGAAACACCATCTTCAGAATTAAGCCCGATACAGGCCGTATTGATTCCGGATAATCAACAATTAAGAAGTTTACAGAAAACACTATCTGATAATAATTTCTTAACCTACGCCGTATATAGTCCAACTGTAAAAGCAGGAACCGAAAGACTCAGAATATGCCTCCATAGCTTCAATACCGAAAAAGAAATTATAGGACTCACAGAAATCATCAAAGCATTCCTTTAA
- a CDS encoding alpha/beta hydrolase: MKKSITTAMVFLLFLGEASAQNQNQQPKKPEMKLISTEQYATFKVRSNIEVYQVTFKNQYNMNVSGHLFIPENFSKTEKHPAIVVGHPMGAVKEQSADVYASKMAEKGFITLAIDLSFWGESEGKPRNAVAPDIYAEDFSAAVDFLGTRAFIDRNRIGILGICGSGSFVISAAKIDPRMKAIATVSMYDMGAANRNALNHSQTLDQRKKIIAEAAEQRYIEFNGGEIKYTGGTVHQLDKDTPPIQREFYDFYRTPRGEYTPKGSSPELTTHPTLSSNIKFMNFYPFNDIETISPRPMLFITGDQAHSKEFSEEAYRLAAEPKELYYVPKAGHVDLYDKTDLIPFEKLSMFFQKNL, translated from the coding sequence ATGAAAAAATCAATAACAACAGCAATGGTCTTTCTTCTGTTTTTAGGAGAAGCATCTGCACAAAACCAGAACCAACAACCAAAAAAACCTGAAATGAAACTGATCAGTACAGAACAATACGCCACTTTTAAAGTCAGAAGCAATATTGAAGTCTATCAGGTTACTTTTAAAAATCAGTATAATATGAATGTTTCCGGGCATCTTTTCATTCCTGAAAACTTTAGTAAGACTGAAAAACATCCTGCGATAGTTGTAGGCCATCCAATGGGCGCCGTAAAAGAACAGAGTGCAGATGTTTATGCCTCCAAAATGGCGGAAAAAGGTTTCATTACTTTAGCGATCGACCTTTCTTTCTGGGGTGAAAGTGAAGGAAAACCTAGAAATGCAGTTGCGCCTGATATCTATGCAGAAGATTTCAGTGCTGCTGTCGATTTCCTTGGAACCCGGGCTTTTATTGACCGGAACAGAATCGGTATTCTGGGTATCTGCGGGAGCGGAAGCTTTGTAATCAGTGCAGCCAAAATTGATCCGCGAATGAAAGCTATTGCAACAGTAAGCATGTATGACATGGGAGCTGCCAACCGAAATGCACTCAATCACTCGCAGACCCTTGACCAGCGTAAGAAGATTATTGCTGAAGCTGCAGAACAGCGTTATATAGAATTTAATGGCGGAGAAATTAAATACACAGGCGGAACTGTTCATCAGCTGGATAAAGATACTCCTCCTATCCAACGGGAGTTTTATGATTTCTACAGGACTCCCAGAGGCGAATATACACCCAAAGGAAGTTCACCGGAGTTGACTACCCATCCAACACTGAGCAGTAATATCAAGTTTATGAATTTCTATCCTTTTAATGATATAGAAACCATTTCTCCCAGACCCATGCTGTTCATTACCGGGGACCAGGCTCATTCTAAAGAATTCAGTGAAGAAGCTTACCGACTTGCTGCCGAACCCAAAGAACTCTATTACGTGCCGAAAGCCGGACATGTAGATCTTTATGATAAAACAGATTTAATTCCTTTTGAAAAACTGAGCATGTTCTTTCAAAAAAATCTTTAA
- the bioD gene encoding dethiobiotin synthase, whose product MTQLFITGIGTEVGKTICSAILTQYFKADYWKPVQSGDLDNSDSHKIESWTENTICHPETYRFKLAASPHQSAGEESIEIEIENFKLPKTDNSLIVEGAGGLMVPLSDHFFMIDLIEKLALPVGLVVRNYLGCINHTLLSIMALEQKKLKLEFLILNGTFPPDTERVITGFIKKETRIIRIPEMDQPTKDSIKASAEQLTKTNL is encoded by the coding sequence ATGACCCAACTATTCATCACCGGCATAGGCACCGAAGTAGGAAAAACAATATGCTCTGCTATTTTAACACAATATTTTAAAGCAGATTACTGGAAGCCCGTACAGTCCGGAGATTTAGATAACTCCGACAGCCATAAAATAGAATCATGGACAGAAAACACGATCTGCCATCCCGAAACCTACCGTTTTAAGCTCGCTGCATCACCACATCAGTCGGCAGGAGAAGAAAGTATTGAAATAGAAATTGAAAATTTTAAGCTTCCCAAAACAGATAACAGTCTCATTGTAGAAGGTGCAGGAGGACTTATGGTACCTCTTTCTGACCATTTTTTTATGATCGACCTGATTGAAAAACTGGCACTTCCCGTTGGATTGGTGGTTAGGAATTATTTAGGATGTATTAATCATACTTTGCTTTCCATCATGGCATTAGAACAGAAAAAACTCAAATTGGAATTTCTCATTCTGAACGGGACTTTCCCTCCGGATACAGAAAGGGTGATTACAGGATTTATAAAAAAAGAAACCAGGATCATCCGTATTCCTGAAATGGATCAACCCACAAAAGACAGCATCAAAGCTTCTGCAGAACAATTAACAAAAACAAATTTATGA
- a CDS encoding sugar O-acetyltransferase, with amino-acid sequence MSKDILERLKAGEPIRLNDPEYSKINEIVETTLRLSRKLNNSETTSEVRDLLSKITDNAIDESTTVFPPFYTNFGKFITIGKNVFINHACSFLDMGGITIEDEVLIGPKVNLITENHPLDPEDRRALVTKPILIKKKAWIGAGATILPGVTVGENSVIAAGAVVSKDVPDHTIVGGIPAKIIKTIS; translated from the coding sequence ATGAGCAAAGATATATTAGAGAGATTAAAAGCAGGTGAACCCATTCGTCTTAATGATCCGGAGTATTCTAAAATTAATGAAATTGTAGAAACAACTTTAAGGCTTTCCCGGAAGCTCAATAATTCTGAAACGACAAGTGAAGTTCGGGATCTTCTCAGCAAAATAACCGATAACGCCATAGATGAAAGTACGACAGTCTTTCCTCCTTTCTATACCAACTTTGGAAAATTTATTACCATTGGAAAAAATGTTTTTATCAACCACGCCTGTTCCTTTCTGGATATGGGTGGAATTACCATCGAAGATGAAGTTCTGATTGGTCCCAAAGTAAACCTTATTACAGAAAACCATCCATTGGATCCTGAAGACAGACGGGCATTGGTAACAAAACCTATCCTGATTAAAAAAAAAGCATGGATCGGTGCCGGAGCTACCATTCTTCCAGGAGTAACCGTAGGTGAGAATTCTGTAATAGCGGCCGGAGCTGTAGTCTCAAAAGACGTTCCTGATCATACCATAGTAGGAGGAATTCCTGCAAAAATCATTAAAACCATTTCTTAA
- a CDS encoding helix-turn-helix domain-containing protein → MNPHDAINLDELEKPYFVWFEEDWRHDDILHSHKKGQLVYVESGFQYITVDGKMYLLPQNHAAWIPPGAIHKTNSHSEKIKLMIMFAEVDEDSSFHRQTNVFSVPPVLKEMIRYSEKWSKNMDHNSDEMLFLKALFNELPQFVEHSLKLHINLPADKRLSQPMGYLHNHYHEEVKIEDLSEMSPLSLRTLERIFKKETGMTLSKYQQVLRIIKSLELLSSGDLTISETAYAVGYKSVQAFTRSFQSVMQSRPTDFIKTTL, encoded by the coding sequence ATGAATCCACATGATGCTATCAATCTTGACGAACTGGAAAAACCTTATTTTGTATGGTTTGAAGAGGACTGGCGGCATGACGATATTCTTCATTCCCATAAAAAAGGTCAGCTGGTGTATGTAGAAAGTGGATTCCAGTATATTACCGTAGATGGGAAAATGTATTTGCTTCCGCAGAATCATGCAGCATGGATTCCTCCCGGTGCCATACACAAAACCAATTCGCATTCTGAGAAAATCAAGCTGATGATCATGTTTGCAGAAGTTGATGAAGACAGCTCTTTTCATCGCCAGACCAATGTTTTTTCAGTGCCTCCTGTTTTAAAGGAAATGATCAGGTATTCAGAAAAATGGTCAAAAAATATGGATCATAATTCTGATGAAATGCTTTTTTTAAAAGCACTTTTCAATGAGTTGCCGCAATTTGTAGAACATTCCCTGAAACTTCACATCAACCTTCCTGCGGATAAGCGGTTGTCTCAGCCCATGGGTTATCTGCACAATCACTATCATGAAGAAGTGAAAATAGAAGATCTGAGTGAAATGTCACCCCTTTCCTTACGGACTCTGGAACGGATCTTTAAAAAAGAAACCGGCATGACTTTAAGTAAATATCAGCAGGTCCTGAGAATTATAAAAAGCCTTGAACTCCTGAGTTCGGGAGATCTTACCATTTCGGAAACAGCATATGCGGTGGGATATAAGAGTGTTCAGGCCTTTACAAGAAGTTTCCAGTCTGTGATGCAGTCCAGGCCTACGGATTTTATAAAGACTACACTTTAA
- the bioA gene encoding adenosylmethionine--8-amino-7-oxononanoate transaminase, protein MNTLKERDKAVNWHPYTQMKTAGDPIPIVKGKGVYLYDDEGKKYIDAVSSWWVTLHGHAHPYIAARVSQQLNTLEQVIFAGFTHEPAVQLSENLLKLLPENQKKVFYSDNGSTAVEVALKMCIQYAYNLGKEKTKILAFKEAYHGDTFGAMSVSGRSVWTKPFGNMLFEVVFIDTPDAENIDRLKVEIGDIAEETACFIYEPLVQGAAGMLMYEAEHLDELMKFCRSQEILMIQDEVFTGFGRTGKLFAANHLTEAPDIMCFSKGLTGGTMPMGITTCSQIIFNAFLSDDKYKTLFHGHSFTANPLACTAALASMELLLKKETLAAIDRISTQHTGFTKVLKQHPNVENIRQTGTILAFEYKTEQNTSYFNETGKILYDEFLQRGIIMRPLGNIMYLVPPYCITSEELDFIYQTILEVLNLFSEPVHFPVGAADQG, encoded by the coding sequence ATGAATACCTTAAAAGAAAGAGATAAAGCTGTCAACTGGCATCCATACACGCAAATGAAAACAGCCGGAGATCCCATTCCCATTGTGAAAGGGAAAGGTGTTTACCTGTATGACGATGAAGGAAAAAAATATATTGATGCCGTTTCATCATGGTGGGTGACCTTGCACGGGCATGCACATCCCTATATTGCAGCGCGTGTATCTCAGCAGCTTAACACTCTGGAGCAGGTTATTTTTGCGGGTTTTACCCATGAGCCGGCTGTTCAGCTTTCAGAAAACCTTTTAAAACTGCTTCCGGAAAACCAAAAAAAAGTTTTTTATTCGGATAATGGTTCCACAGCAGTGGAAGTAGCATTGAAAATGTGTATTCAGTATGCTTATAATCTCGGAAAAGAAAAAACAAAAATTCTGGCTTTCAAAGAAGCTTACCATGGTGACACCTTCGGAGCGATGTCTGTGAGCGGAAGAAGTGTATGGACAAAACCCTTCGGAAATATGCTTTTTGAAGTGGTTTTTATTGATACTCCCGATGCTGAAAATATTGATCGCCTGAAAGTTGAAATCGGAGATATAGCAGAGGAAACGGCCTGTTTTATTTATGAGCCTTTAGTACAGGGTGCAGCCGGAATGTTGATGTATGAAGCTGAACATCTTGACGAACTCATGAAATTCTGCCGGAGCCAAGAAATCCTGATGATCCAGGATGAAGTTTTTACAGGTTTTGGAAGAACAGGAAAATTGTTTGCAGCCAATCATCTTACGGAAGCACCGGATATTATGTGCTTTTCAAAAGGACTGACCGGAGGAACGATGCCTATGGGAATTACCACCTGTTCACAGATAATTTTCAATGCTTTCCTGTCAGACGATAAATATAAAACCCTGTTTCACGGACATTCTTTTACAGCAAATCCTCTGGCCTGTACTGCGGCACTGGCGAGTATGGAACTTTTACTAAAGAAAGAAACATTAGCTGCTATTGATCGTATTAGCACACAGCATACAGGTTTTACCAAAGTTCTGAAGCAGCATCCAAATGTGGAAAATATACGTCAGACCGGGACTATTCTCGCTTTTGAATATAAAACAGAACAAAATACCTCTTATTTTAATGAAACCGGAAAAATTCTTTATGATGAATTTCTGCAAAGAGGAATTATTATGCGTCCGCTGGGAAATATCATGTATCTGGTTCCGCCGTATTGCATTACTTCAGAAGAACTGGATTTTATTTATCAGACTATTCTTGAGGTTCTAAACCTGTTCAGTGAGCCGGTTCATTTCCCCGTTGGTGCAGCTGATCAAGGATAG
- a CDS encoding MFS transporter: MKNQTRKNASYVLMLINVLVVILVSSNLRSPIIAVSPVLGDIREALRLSSFQVSLLTSIPLFMFATCSVLVSRFSHQFSISRFLMYSLIILSFGLFLRITGSLWMLFAGSVFIGLGICIGNVVTPGYIKNNFPKQIGLMTGIFAVSMNLTAALASGFSVRIGEWTGFGWRGSLGIWLVIAGLGLFVLVLELLFNKKNKNQSKTALTVSDFNMFRSAQAWNISLFMGLQSLFYYCMMAWLPSFLTDFDMQGESAGWVLFVIQITMIPIAFSAPIIASKMKDQRVLIVFICTLMFGSTMMFIGLQTQWIYFNAVIIGISNGLSFSLSILFFSTRTKNSANAVKISGMAQSVGYLIAAFGPPVFGKLHDWDISWKSSFGFLSIAVVLMFYFGMKAARNKYVED; this comes from the coding sequence ATGAAGAATCAAACAAGAAAAAATGCTTCTTACGTTTTAATGCTGATTAATGTATTGGTTGTGATCCTGGTCTCCAGCAATCTGAGATCTCCTATTATTGCTGTTTCTCCCGTCTTAGGTGATATACGCGAAGCCTTGAGACTGAGTAGTTTTCAGGTAAGCCTGCTCACCTCTATTCCACTGTTTATGTTTGCTACCTGTTCTGTGTTGGTTAGCCGGTTTTCGCATCAGTTCAGCATCAGCAGGTTTCTGATGTATTCCTTGATTATTTTAAGCTTCGGATTGTTCCTGAGGATTACAGGCTCTCTTTGGATGCTGTTTGCAGGTTCTGTTTTTATTGGCCTGGGAATCTGTATCGGGAATGTGGTGACCCCGGGATATATTAAAAATAATTTCCCCAAACAGATCGGTCTGATGACGGGAATTTTTGCTGTCTCTATGAATCTTACTGCTGCGCTGGCTTCAGGTTTCAGTGTAAGAATCGGTGAATGGACAGGTTTTGGGTGGCGCGGTTCACTTGGAATATGGCTGGTGATTGCCGGACTTGGATTATTTGTACTTGTTCTTGAACTGTTGTTTAATAAGAAAAATAAAAACCAGTCAAAAACAGCATTAACTGTTTCTGATTTTAATATGTTCAGATCTGCACAGGCATGGAATATCAGCCTGTTTATGGGGTTACAGTCACTGTTTTATTATTGTATGATGGCCTGGCTGCCCTCTTTTTTAACAGATTTTGATATGCAGGGTGAAAGTGCAGGCTGGGTTCTGTTTGTTATCCAGATCACCATGATTCCTATTGCTTTTTCTGCACCGATTATTGCAAGTAAAATGAAGGACCAGCGGGTTCTTATTGTTTTCATCTGTACATTAATGTTTGGAAGTACCATGATGTTTATTGGGCTGCAGACCCAATGGATCTATTTTAATGCCGTAATTATCGGTATATCGAATGGTTTATCTTTCAGCTTATCTATTCTTTTCTTTTCAACCAGAACAAAAAACAGTGCCAATGCTGTAAAAATATCCGGTATGGCTCAGTCTGTAGGCTATCTGATTGCAGCATTTGGTCCCCCGGTCTTTGGAAAACTGCATGATTGGGACATTTCTTGGAAAAGTTCTTTTGGCTTCCTAAGTATTGCTGTGGTCCTGATGTTCTATTTTGGAATGAAAGCGGCAAGGAATAAATATGTGGAAGATTAA